The following proteins come from a genomic window of Phnomibacter ginsenosidimutans:
- the asnB gene encoding asparagine synthase (glutamine-hydrolyzing): MCRIAGIIDFTQPENCHRITAMRDSMLHGGPDDAGIFHAPAVPLSFGVRRLSLLDLSLQGHQPMQTADGRYHIAFNGELYNFADIRRELQQAGHLFHSGTDTEVALKAYVQWGLDCFQRFNGMFALAVYDQTANTLTLARDHAGMKPLYYYVNAQQRQCYFGSEVRSFHQVRPGWPEDEHWRIRFLAYGHMPEPHTTLKDVYSLPKGHYMHIQLDSFQQLTQAWYQPYNGPALLHGAAANDALHQSVEAAVKDHMIADAPIGVFLSGGIDSSIITTMAARHHTQPIVTLSLDFEDAKYSEKEYQQIIARQCGTTHHAFTIGEAQFQEQLPDILMALDQPSNDGINAYFICKYARQIGLKAVLSGIGGDELFGGYPSFKRQRWVKPLQTLGPLLGLGNWSAKDWIKRFSYLRHTSDAAQYLFHRGYFNSSQISMLTGSSLQQVNDVLQLQAPATMLRHNNPAQVSSMEQHFYLQNQLLRDTDVMSMWHSVEVRIPFLDKRVLQVCEQTDNRTRFNTGQPKQWLIQTFANDLPEAIWNRKKMGFAFPFGKWMQPLSVRGAVHPELPHFEKQFENGHMQWSRYWAYLLSTGMPIQIGKPKRRMLFASLRTFSAMGGIEKFNRAYALALQHNALQHNWQVAHTSLYDAQPDARYFPAQAFMGFRQHKWKFVWFFLRQHRHFDTHILGHINLSICFALTSRFSKAQRIMLTHGIEVWKAPSRLQKLALYSCNAIWTVSNFSRRQLQHINGPKLPVVQLFHNTLDPFLKKPQHNSNLVPCRPRFRRVTCSPLPAWPIPKPTKATIK; this comes from the coding sequence ATGTGCCGCATTGCCGGAATCATTGATTTTACACAACCAGAAAATTGCCACCGCATCACCGCCATGCGGGATAGCATGTTGCATGGCGGCCCCGATGATGCGGGTATTTTCCATGCCCCTGCTGTGCCCCTCAGTTTTGGTGTTCGCCGGCTATCGCTGCTCGACCTTAGCCTGCAGGGTCACCAGCCCATGCAAACCGCCGATGGCCGCTACCACATTGCTTTCAATGGTGAGCTGTACAACTTTGCCGACATCCGTCGGGAACTACAGCAAGCCGGCCACCTTTTTCATTCGGGTACCGATACCGAAGTGGCCCTCAAAGCTTATGTGCAATGGGGGCTCGATTGCTTCCAGCGCTTCAATGGCATGTTTGCCCTTGCCGTGTACGACCAAACGGCCAACACCCTCACGTTGGCCAGAGACCACGCCGGCATGAAGCCCCTTTATTATTATGTCAACGCCCAACAACGGCAGTGTTATTTCGGCTCAGAAGTACGCAGCTTTCATCAGGTAAGGCCCGGCTGGCCCGAAGACGAACACTGGCGCATCCGCTTTTTGGCCTATGGCCACATGCCCGAGCCCCACACCACTCTCAAAGACGTGTACAGCCTGCCCAAGGGCCATTACATGCACATACAGCTGGATAGTTTTCAGCAGCTTACACAGGCCTGGTACCAGCCGTATAACGGACCTGCATTGCTGCACGGAGCTGCTGCCAATGATGCCTTGCACCAAAGTGTAGAAGCCGCCGTAAAAGACCACATGATAGCCGATGCTCCCATTGGGGTGTTTTTGAGTGGCGGCATCGATAGCTCCATCATTACCACCATGGCCGCAAGGCACCATACCCAGCCCATTGTTACGCTGAGTCTCGATTTTGAAGACGCGAAATACTCAGAAAAAGAATACCAGCAAATCATAGCCCGCCAATGCGGTACCACACACCATGCATTTACCATTGGCGAAGCCCAGTTTCAAGAGCAGCTTCCCGATATTTTGATGGCCCTCGACCAACCCAGCAACGATGGTATCAATGCCTATTTCATTTGCAAATATGCCCGGCAGATTGGGTTGAAAGCCGTGCTCAGCGGCATTGGCGGCGATGAACTATTTGGCGGTTATCCCTCTTTTAAAAGGCAACGTTGGGTAAAACCCTTGCAAACACTGGGCCCACTCTTAGGGCTCGGCAACTGGTCGGCCAAAGACTGGATCAAACGCTTCTCGTATTTACGCCATACATCCGATGCGGCGCAATACCTCTTTCACCGGGGATACTTCAACAGCAGCCAGATAAGCATGCTCACCGGCAGTAGCCTGCAGCAGGTAAACGACGTGTTGCAATTGCAAGCACCTGCTACCATGTTACGCCACAACAACCCCGCACAGGTGAGCAGCATGGAGCAACATTTTTACCTGCAAAACCAACTGCTCCGCGATACTGATGTCATGAGCATGTGGCACAGTGTAGAAGTCCGCATTCCATTTCTCGATAAGCGGGTGTTGCAAGTGTGTGAGCAAACAGACAACCGTACCCGGTTCAACACCGGGCAACCCAAGCAATGGCTGATACAAACCTTTGCCAACGACCTGCCCGAAGCCATTTGGAACCGCAAAAAAATGGGCTTCGCTTTTCCGTTTGGGAAATGGATGCAGCCGCTGAGTGTTCGGGGTGCCGTACATCCCGAGCTGCCGCATTTTGAAAAGCAATTCGAAAACGGACACATGCAGTGGAGCCGTTACTGGGCCTACCTGCTCAGCACCGGCATGCCCATTCAGATAGGCAAACCCAAACGGCGCATGTTGTTTGCCAGCCTGCGTACATTTTCTGCCATGGGGGGCATTGAAAAATTCAACCGGGCCTATGCCCTTGCCCTGCAGCACAATGCCCTGCAACACAACTGGCAGGTGGCGCATACCTCGCTGTACGATGCACAACCCGATGCCCGTTATTTTCCGGCGCAGGCGTTTATGGGTTTCCGGCAGCATAAATGGAAGTTCGTTTGGTTTTTCCTCCGGCAGCACCGCCACTTCGATACGCACATATTGGGGCACATCAACCTCAGCATTTGTTTTGCCCTTACCAGCAGGTTCAGCAAGGCGCAGCGCATCATGCTTACCCATGGTATTGAAGTATGGAAAGCCCCATCGCGGCTGCAAAAATTAGCATTGTACAGTTGCAATGCCATCTGGACGGTCAGCAATTTTAGCCGCCGGCAGTTGCAGCACATCAACGGGCCCAAACTACCAGTGGTGCAGTTGTTTCACAACACCCTCGATCCTTTTTTGAAGAAGCCACAGCACAACTCGAATTTGGTTCCCTGCCGGCCCCGTTTCCGCCGGGTTACCTGCTCACCATTGCCCGCCTGGCCGATACCGAAGCCTACAAAGGCTACGATAAAGTAA
- a CDS encoding glycosyltransferase family 4 protein, whose translation MTTPAVLLTHPGTQYSHALAVQLHRHGLLYRFATGIAFGREYGWLPKALQTRVLPTVPDALLHRQWRTEYQSLRQMRKGGDAESILHQRNQRFQQQLPDDLLQTANCIIGFDTSSWILAQRAAQWQKTFVLDASIAHPRLKESIYAQLREQYPQWQQQLTPKSEALLQLEQAEMQQATHIVAATSFTKNSYIAQGIPADKISINPYGVHLTYFQSKWDQPVAEKQKLIFAFLGSINARKGIPWLLKIWPAIHAQYPQAELQLAGYGQWPAQLPLPKGVVLKGPIHPADRLAFLQQADVFVFPSFFEGFAQTIIEAMACGLPVITTTHTVGPEVIENYQHGFVLTPGDDAALTQAMLHFLEQPDRIRPMGEAARRQVLPYSWEAYGDRWAQIIHQLLQSS comes from the coding sequence GTGACAACACCTGCCGTTTTACTCACCCATCCGGGTACACAATACAGCCACGCACTGGCCGTTCAACTGCACCGCCATGGCCTCCTCTACCGCTTTGCCACCGGCATTGCATTTGGCAGGGAATATGGTTGGCTGCCCAAAGCCCTACAAACCCGCGTACTGCCCACCGTACCTGATGCCTTGCTACACCGCCAGTGGCGCACCGAATACCAAAGCCTGCGCCAAATGCGCAAAGGCGGCGATGCAGAAAGCATCCTCCACCAACGCAACCAACGCTTTCAACAGCAACTGCCCGATGACCTGCTGCAAACAGCCAACTGCATTATTGGCTTTGATACCAGCTCCTGGATATTGGCACAACGGGCAGCGCAGTGGCAAAAAACCTTTGTGCTTGATGCCAGCATCGCCCATCCCCGCCTCAAAGAATCCATCTATGCCCAACTGCGGGAGCAATACCCGCAATGGCAGCAGCAACTCACCCCTAAAAGCGAAGCCCTCCTGCAACTCGAACAAGCCGAAATGCAACAGGCCACCCACATTGTAGCGGCTACGTCTTTTACCAAAAACAGCTACATCGCCCAAGGCATTCCTGCCGATAAAATCAGCATCAATCCATACGGCGTACATCTCACTTACTTCCAGAGCAAATGGGATCAACCGGTAGCTGAAAAACAGAAACTCATTTTTGCCTTTCTCGGCAGCATCAATGCCCGCAAAGGCATCCCCTGGTTGCTGAAAATATGGCCCGCCATTCATGCCCAATACCCGCAGGCAGAACTGCAGCTGGCCGGCTATGGGCAATGGCCGGCACAACTCCCCCTGCCCAAGGGCGTGGTACTCAAAGGCCCCATTCATCCCGCTGACCGGCTCGCTTTTTTACAGCAGGCCGATGTATTTGTGTTCCCCAGTTTTTTTGAAGGCTTTGCGCAAACCATCATCGAAGCCATGGCCTGTGGACTGCCTGTCATTACCACCACGCATACCGTGGGGCCCGAAGTGATAGAAAATTACCAGCACGGATTTGTGCTCACGCCCGGCGATGATGCCGCCCTCACCCAGGCCATGCTTCATTTTCTGGAGCAGCCCGACAGAATCCGCCCCATGGGCGAAGCGGCTCGCCGGCAGGTATTGCCCTACAGCTGGGAGGCCTATGGCGATCGCTGGGCACAGATCATTCACCAACTGCTGCAGTCTTCATAA
- a CDS encoding helix-turn-helix domain-containing protein: MEKTIHQGRNVKRFREMLGIKQDVLASSLGLSQQAVSSLEQREQIDEKILVDVAAFLKVPVEAIKSFDEEKAVNIISNTFNQGSFLNTGNTPTFNVNPIEQLIQLHEEKIALYERMLQEKESMMQRLEGLLKAK, encoded by the coding sequence ATGGAAAAGACCATACACCAAGGCCGCAATGTGAAGCGTTTCCGAGAGATGCTGGGTATTAAACAGGATGTATTGGCCAGTTCACTCGGGCTGAGCCAGCAGGCAGTTTCTTCGTTGGAACAACGGGAACAGATTGATGAAAAGATACTGGTGGATGTTGCTGCTTTTTTGAAAGTGCCGGTGGAAGCGATTAAAAGTTTTGACGAAGAAAAAGCGGTGAATATTATTTCGAACACGTTCAATCAGGGCTCCTTTTTAAATACTGGTAATACACCAACGTTTAATGTTAACCCTATTGAGCAGTTGATTCAATTGCACGAAGAGAAGATTGCGTTGTATGAACGCATGTTGCAGGAGAAGGAATCGATGATGCAGCGATTGGAGGGGTTGTTGAAAGCCAAGTGA
- a CDS encoding HEPN domain-containing protein, translating into MTYPKSINTPSPQTTQAVPTAAPQNNSQESNVLYWLKTQQPAFYNLFYEWNSIESMQIGLWHWFRAAIDNSHKPWQYNPSHLLYLHNHLQQLLHIAHQYWQQFGQQIPPATHNHDAEHWLANAETICKQFDGKIVFLSKDETREPMRFFHRLFQTRPLEKWKELLSNWLAYGLSSNSLLNSEAAAEMAADHELLRGLCEAGWLLWQQTQQQSKGCTVTQTETTHTDLPAASLHNYARQDDDLQALIHMIVASMPVDYIFLLGKFPLQPEALGYEYDLLVLTTPTQQRPAHELESLIQNRSEELSPVAATVMQTAQVAQWLQKGNWYLHHCCAIHKLCYNNTGNRLPYQPNPVPPNHNLMQQQFDNFLSKSTGFLTAATAQIEQQEWALAAFMLHQCLEAGLNALITPFLQQRIKTHSLHKLITLARHLMPGLSNMFPRYTAADVQQFQLLQKAYIHARYKNNFNITEQQCRNLWLQLHGLLHQLPTAFSIALQTHLPNTTHPHHQSA; encoded by the coding sequence ATGACCTACCCAAAATCAATAAACACCCCTTCGCCACAAACTACACAAGCCGTTCCAACAGCAGCACCACAAAACAACTCCCAAGAATCCAATGTTCTCTATTGGCTGAAAACACAGCAACCAGCATTCTACAACCTCTTCTACGAATGGAACAGTATTGAATCAATGCAAATAGGGCTTTGGCATTGGTTCCGGGCTGCTATCGACAACAGCCACAAGCCATGGCAATACAACCCATCACACCTGCTCTACCTCCACAATCACCTCCAACAATTGTTGCACATTGCCCATCAGTACTGGCAACAGTTTGGCCAGCAAATACCGCCTGCCACACACAACCATGATGCTGAGCACTGGCTGGCTAATGCAGAAACTATCTGTAAGCAATTCGACGGTAAAATCGTTTTCCTGAGCAAGGACGAAACCCGGGAACCAATGCGGTTCTTCCACCGCCTTTTCCAAACCCGGCCGCTGGAAAAATGGAAAGAATTGCTCAGCAACTGGCTCGCATATGGCCTCAGCAGCAACAGCTTACTCAACAGCGAAGCAGCAGCAGAAATGGCCGCCGACCATGAATTGCTTCGGGGCCTTTGCGAAGCAGGATGGCTGCTCTGGCAGCAAACACAGCAACAAAGCAAGGGCTGCACTGTAACGCAAACCGAAACAACTCACACTGACCTTCCTGCAGCCTCCCTGCACAATTACGCCCGGCAGGATGATGACCTACAGGCACTCATCCACATGATTGTGGCCTCTATGCCGGTAGATTATATTTTTTTACTCGGAAAATTTCCCCTGCAACCCGAAGCCTTGGGCTACGAATATGACCTGTTAGTACTCACCACCCCAACACAACAACGTCCCGCACATGAACTGGAAAGCCTCATCCAAAACAGAAGCGAAGAGCTATCACCCGTAGCCGCAACCGTTATGCAAACAGCACAGGTAGCCCAATGGCTCCAAAAAGGCAACTGGTACCTGCATCACTGCTGCGCTATCCACAAGCTTTGCTACAACAATACCGGCAATCGTCTGCCATACCAGCCCAATCCCGTGCCGCCCAACCACAACCTCATGCAACAACAATTTGACAACTTCCTGAGCAAATCAACAGGCTTTCTTACTGCAGCCACTGCGCAAATTGAACAACAAGAATGGGCACTGGCAGCCTTTATGCTGCATCAATGCCTCGAAGCTGGCCTCAATGCCCTCATAACGCCCTTCTTACAACAACGCATCAAAACACATAGTCTGCACAAACTCATCACCCTGGCCCGACACCTCATGCCCGGGCTATCCAACATGTTTCCCCGGTATACAGCCGCAGATGTCCAACAATTTCAGTTGCTGCAAAAAGCTTATATCCACGCCCGTTACAAAAACAACTTCAACATCACCGAACAGCAATGCCGCAACCTCTGGCTGCAACTACATGGCCTGCTTCACCAACTACCCACTGCCTTTTCAATCGCCTTACAAACACATCTCCCGAATACTACACATCCGCACCATCAGTCAGCTTAA
- a CDS encoding glycosyltransferase, giving the protein MLPFIFIHTHPIQYFAPLYQYLSSRGMALQVWYCADGSRPDGYDAEFGQAVQWDIPLLEGYAYRMFPNKASAAQQADKGFSAFHNPAMLQALQQEPPSIVVVHGWNYRTYVQLLQQAKRYGHQLAFRGETNAAMEMARPRWQQLLRKYTLRYLLRHVDYFLYIGQQSKQFYTRLGIPQQQLHCTPYAVDNQRFQQAAQQLQQSVVREQLRLPADASIFLCSGKYIDKKDRWMCSVLLHSCGSRCHIY; this is encoded by the coding sequence ATGCTACCGTTCATTTTCATCCATACCCATCCCATCCAATACTTTGCGCCGCTCTACCAATACCTGAGCAGCAGGGGCATGGCCTTGCAGGTGTGGTACTGCGCCGATGGCAGCCGCCCCGATGGCTACGATGCCGAATTCGGGCAGGCAGTGCAATGGGACATTCCGCTACTCGAAGGATACGCTTATCGCATGTTTCCCAATAAAGCCAGCGCTGCACAGCAGGCCGACAAAGGCTTTTCCGCCTTTCACAACCCCGCCATGCTGCAAGCCCTGCAGCAAGAACCCCCAAGCATCGTAGTGGTGCATGGCTGGAACTACCGCACTTATGTACAGCTCTTGCAACAGGCCAAACGATATGGCCATCAGCTGGCTTTCAGGGGAGAAACCAATGCCGCCATGGAAATGGCCCGCCCCCGCTGGCAACAACTGCTGCGCAAATACACCTTACGTTACCTGCTGCGCCATGTTGATTATTTCCTCTACATCGGCCAGCAAAGCAAACAGTTCTATACCCGGCTGGGCATACCGCAGCAGCAACTCCATTGTACGCCCTATGCCGTCGACAATCAACGGTTTCAACAGGCGGCACAGCAGCTGCAGCAATCTGTAGTACGTGAGCAACTCCGATTGCCCGCCGACGCCAGTATTTTTTTGTGCTCGGGTAAATACATCGATAAAAAAGACCGATGGATGTGCTCCGTGCTTTTGCACAGCTGCGGCAGCCGCTGTCACATTTACTGA
- a CDS encoding glycosyltransferase family 4 protein, giving the protein MDVLRAFAQLRQPLSHLLMMGEGALRPQMEAFIQAENIAHLVTLTGFINQQDVAQYYAAADAFIMSSDYGETWGLSVNEAMNFGLPLILSHRVGCAPDLLLSGQNGWQYTCADVDALQQCMQAFLHTDAGTRAAMQVQSLRRINQYSFAVIEATLRQLAADSQ; this is encoded by the coding sequence ATGGATGTGCTCCGTGCTTTTGCACAGCTGCGGCAGCCGCTGTCACATTTACTGATGATGGGCGAAGGCGCCTTACGCCCACAAATGGAAGCATTCATTCAGGCCGAAAACATCGCCCACTTGGTTACACTCACGGGCTTCATCAATCAACAGGACGTAGCCCAATACTACGCCGCTGCAGATGCATTTATCATGAGCAGCGACTACGGCGAAACCTGGGGTCTCAGTGTCAACGAAGCCATGAACTTCGGCTTGCCCCTCATCCTCAGTCATCGGGTGGGCTGTGCCCCCGACCTGCTGCTGTCCGGCCAAAACGGTTGGCAATATACTTGTGCTGATGTTGATGCCTTGCAGCAATGCATGCAAGCATTCCTCCATACCGATGCCGGTACCCGTGCCGCCATGCAGGTACAATCGCTCCGGCGCATCAACCAATACAGTTTCGCCGTCATCGAAGCCACCCTGCGCCAGCTGGCGGCAGACAGCCAATAG
- a CDS encoding glycosyltransferase, which yields MAALPRLLQQFPHIHYVLGGSGSDKELQRIRQLIQALGVTNHVTLTGFIPDEDLPAYYQHAAAFVMPSRKEGFGIVFVEAAWCGTQIIAGNADGSPEALLHGELGKLVNPQDEAAIADAMAAVLANPPLTTDDYATRRLLVQKHFSFAQFKQNQAQLLQQNVHQPT from the coding sequence ATTGCTGCGCTGCCCCGGTTGTTGCAGCAATTTCCCCACATCCACTATGTATTGGGCGGCTCGGGAAGTGATAAAGAACTGCAACGCATCCGCCAGCTTATACAAGCATTGGGTGTAACCAACCACGTTACCCTCACCGGCTTTATACCCGACGAAGACCTACCTGCCTATTACCAGCATGCAGCCGCATTTGTAATGCCCAGCCGCAAAGAAGGGTTCGGCATTGTGTTTGTAGAAGCAGCCTGGTGCGGTACCCAAATAATCGCCGGCAATGCCGATGGTTCTCCGGAAGCCTTGTTGCACGGCGAGTTGGGCAAGTTGGTCAATCCGCAGGATGAAGCGGCTATCGCCGACGCCATGGCAGCGGTACTGGCCAACCCGCCCCTTACTACCGATGATTATGCTACACGGCGTTTGCTGGTACAAAAGCATTTCTCATTTGCACAATTCAAACAAAATCAGGCACAATTACTGCAACAGAATGTTCACCAACCGACCTGA
- a CDS encoding NAD-dependent epimerase/dehydratase family protein produces MKKILVTGSSGLIGSEVCEWFGKKGWAVHGIDNNQRAVFFGTAGDTRWNQQRLQQTLPGFTHHEIDIRHRDALGALVASIQPDAIVHAAAQPSHDKAAQIPFDDFDTNAVGTLNLLEAARRHVPEAPFVHMSTNKVYGDRPNDIALVETDTRWDYADAAFAHGIPESLSIDQCKHSLFGAGKVAADVLVQEYGRYFGMPTVCLRGGCLTGPNHSGVELHGFLSFLVRCNVEGREYQINGYKGKQVRDNIHSADVAAFIEAFIAAPRSGEVYNLGGGKANTCSILEAFDLVANITGKPMRYRYLEQHREGDHICYYSDLRKIRSHYPGWDITISLEECFRQIVERMMH; encoded by the coding sequence TTGAAAAAGATACTGGTTACAGGCTCATCCGGATTGATAGGTTCGGAAGTATGCGAATGGTTTGGCAAGAAAGGTTGGGCAGTACATGGTATTGACAACAATCAGCGGGCAGTGTTTTTTGGCACGGCAGGCGATACCCGCTGGAACCAGCAACGCTTGCAGCAAACGCTGCCGGGCTTTACCCATCACGAGATTGACATCCGCCACCGCGATGCCCTTGGTGCGCTGGTGGCTTCTATACAGCCCGATGCCATTGTGCATGCTGCGGCACAGCCCAGCCACGACAAAGCGGCACAAATTCCTTTCGACGATTTTGATACCAATGCCGTAGGGACGCTCAACCTGTTGGAAGCGGCCCGCCGCCATGTGCCCGAGGCGCCTTTCGTACACATGAGCACCAACAAAGTGTATGGCGACCGGCCCAATGATATTGCACTGGTAGAAACCGACACCCGTTGGGATTATGCCGATGCAGCTTTTGCTCATGGCATTCCGGAAAGTTTGTCGATCGACCAATGCAAACACTCTTTGTTTGGCGCTGGCAAAGTAGCTGCCGATGTGCTGGTGCAAGAGTATGGCCGCTATTTTGGTATGCCTACGGTGTGCCTGCGGGGTGGCTGCCTCACGGGGCCCAACCACAGCGGGGTGGAGCTGCATGGCTTCCTCAGTTTTTTGGTGCGGTGCAATGTGGAAGGCCGCGAATACCAGATTAACGGGTATAAGGGGAAGCAGGTACGGGATAATATTCACAGCGCCGATGTGGCAGCTTTTATAGAAGCATTTATTGCTGCCCCCCGCAGCGGTGAAGTATACAACCTGGGTGGTGGCAAGGCCAATACCTGCAGCATTCTGGAAGCTTTTGATTTGGTGGCGAATATTACGGGTAAGCCCATGCGCTACCGCTACCTGGAGCAGCACCGCGAAGGGGATCATATTTGCTATTACAGCGACCTGCGGAAAATCCGCAGCCATTATCCCGGATGGGATATTACGATTTCATTGGAAGAATGTTTCCGGCAGATAGTGGAAAGAATGATGCACTAA